One genomic window of Chromatiales bacterium includes the following:
- the pepN gene encoding aminopeptidase N encodes MREGNPKTVRLRDYTQPPYRVARVELRFELESPETRVHAKLSILAAPQTPTGAPLRLDGEGLRLERIAVDGRSLAPSDYTRDTNGLTLHVPPAEFELETEVTIRPDENTALEGLYRSGPSYCTQCEAEGFRRITFYPDRPDVLAVYTTTVVADRQECPVLLSNGNRVDSGTLPGGRHFATWHDPFPKPSYLFALVAGDLAEVRDVFTTRSGRKVDLHVYVDPGNEDRASHALASLARSMRWDEEVFGREYDLDIYMIVAVDFFNMGAMENKGLNIFNSKYVLARPDTATDDDYEHIEGVIAHEYFHNWSGNRVTCRDWFQLSLKEGFTVFRDQEYTADQTSRAVKRIGDVRLLRSHQFPEDAGPMAHPVRPDSYVEINNFYTVTVYEKGAELIRMLHRLVGAEGFRRGTDLYFERHDGQAVTTDDFVAAIADANGADLAQFKRWYTQAGTPVVRVQAQYDANTREYRLGFEQHTPDTPGQHRKLPLHMPIAVALLGPDGLPRALRMQGESTAGATERVLELREARETFVFVDVAEPPVPSLLRGFSAPVRLEYECLDDELAFRAAHDDDPFNRWDAGQQYAERLLLREIEDPANFGAPPAVFIEGLRRTLLDNALDGRLRAEALTLPGEAWLAECVRPVDPLAIHIARRRLHRTVADALAGRFAEVWAALAPRGAYSNAPAEIARRRLRNVCLAYLVDTGEQDWIEAAHTQFRDADNMTDQLAALEALSHTDVPERDAALAAFHTRWRDDPLVLDKWFNVQARSQRSDTFEAVQALVEHADFDYRNPNRVRSVVGAFAAGNPARFHAIDGAPYRWFATQILQLNASNPQIAARLLGPIRNWRRLEPVRRSMVEAQWQRILAHEGLSRDVYEIASKSLAEPA; translated from the coding sequence ATGCGCGAAGGTAATCCCAAAACCGTCCGTCTGCGTGATTACACGCAGCCGCCCTACCGCGTCGCGAGGGTCGAACTGCGCTTCGAACTGGAGTCGCCGGAAACCCGCGTGCACGCGAAGCTCTCGATCCTGGCGGCGCCGCAGACACCGACCGGCGCGCCACTGCGTCTGGACGGCGAAGGTCTGCGACTGGAACGCATCGCCGTGGATGGCCGCTCGCTCGCGCCTTCCGACTACACGCGGGATACGAACGGCCTGACCCTGCACGTGCCGCCCGCGGAGTTCGAGCTCGAGACCGAGGTCACGATCCGCCCGGACGAGAACACCGCGCTCGAGGGCCTGTACCGTTCCGGGCCGAGCTACTGCACGCAGTGCGAGGCCGAAGGGTTCCGGCGCATCACGTTCTATCCGGACCGTCCCGATGTCCTCGCCGTCTATACGACGACGGTGGTGGCCGATCGCCAGGAATGTCCGGTGCTGTTGTCCAATGGCAATCGGGTGGATTCAGGCACGTTGCCGGGTGGTCGGCATTTCGCGACCTGGCACGATCCGTTCCCGAAACCGAGTTATCTGTTCGCGCTCGTCGCCGGTGATCTCGCCGAGGTGCGCGATGTGTTCACGACGCGTTCCGGGCGCAAGGTCGACCTGCATGTCTATGTCGACCCGGGCAACGAGGATCGCGCCAGTCATGCGCTCGCTTCACTGGCACGTTCGATGCGCTGGGACGAGGAGGTCTTCGGCCGCGAATACGATCTGGATATCTACATGATCGTCGCGGTGGACTTCTTCAACATGGGCGCGATGGAGAACAAGGGGTTGAACATCTTCAACTCCAAGTACGTGCTGGCGCGTCCCGATACCGCGACTGACGACGACTACGAGCACATCGAGGGTGTGATCGCGCACGAGTACTTCCACAACTGGTCGGGCAATCGCGTGACCTGCCGCGACTGGTTCCAGCTGAGTCTCAAGGAAGGCTTCACCGTGTTTCGCGACCAGGAATACACGGCCGACCAGACCTCGCGCGCGGTCAAGCGCATCGGCGACGTGCGCCTGCTGCGCAGTCACCAGTTTCCCGAGGATGCCGGCCCCATGGCGCATCCGGTGCGGCCTGATTCGTATGTGGAAATCAATAATTTCTACACCGTGACCGTCTACGAGAAGGGCGCGGAGCTGATCCGCATGCTGCATCGACTGGTCGGCGCCGAAGGCTTCCGGCGCGGCACCGACCTGTATTTCGAGCGACACGACGGCCAGGCCGTGACGACCGATGACTTCGTCGCCGCGATTGCCGATGCGAACGGCGCGGACCTCGCGCAGTTCAAACGCTGGTACACGCAGGCCGGCACGCCGGTCGTGCGGGTGCAGGCGCAATACGATGCCAATACGCGGGAATATCGCCTGGGCTTCGAACAGCACACGCCCGACACGCCGGGCCAGCATCGCAAGCTGCCCCTGCACATGCCGATTGCCGTGGCGCTGCTGGGGCCGGACGGTCTGCCGCGCGCGCTGCGCATGCAGGGTGAATCAACCGCCGGTGCAACCGAGCGTGTGCTTGAGCTGCGCGAGGCGCGTGAGACATTCGTGTTCGTGGATGTCGCGGAGCCGCCCGTGCCTTCGCTGCTGCGCGGTTTCTCGGCGCCGGTGCGGCTCGAATACGAATGTCTGGATGATGAACTCGCCTTTCGTGCGGCACACGATGATGATCCGTTCAACCGCTGGGATGCCGGTCAGCAATATGCCGAACGGCTGTTGCTGCGCGAGATCGAGGACCCGGCGAACTTCGGTGCGCCGCCGGCGGTGTTCATCGAAGGGCTTCGGCGCACTCTGCTGGACAACGCGCTGGATGGTCGGCTGCGCGCCGAGGCGCTGACCCTGCCCGGCGAGGCCTGGCTTGCGGAATGCGTGCGCCCGGTCGATCCGCTCGCGATTCACATCGCGCGGCGGCGGCTGCATCGAACTGTCGCCGACGCACTGGCCGGCAGATTCGCGGAGGTCTGGGCGGCGCTTGCGCCGCGCGGCGCGTATTCGAATGCCCCGGCGGAAATCGCGCGCCGGCGGCTGCGCAATGTCTGTCTCGCATATCTGGTCGACACCGGCGAGCAGGACTGGATCGAGGCCGCGCACACCCAGTTCCGCGATGCCGACAACATGACCGATCAGCTCGCCGCGCTGGAGGCGCTCAGCCACACCGACGTGCCTGAACGCGACGCGGCCCTGGCCGCGTTCCACACGCGCTGGCGGGATGACCCGCTGGTGCTCGACAAGTGGTTCAACGTACAGGCGCGGTCGCAGCGCAGCGACACGTTCGAGGCGGTGCAGGCGCTGGTCGAACATGCGGATTTTGACTATCGCAATCCGAATCGCGTGCGCTCCGTGGTCGGCGCGTTTGCGGCCGGCAACCCCGCGCGATTCCATGCGATCGACGGCGCGCCGTACCGCTGGTTCGCCACACAGATCCTCCAGCTCAACGCAAGCAACCCGCAGATCGCCGCGCGTCTGCTCGGCCCGATCCGCAACTGGCGGCGGCTCGAACCGGTACGCCGGTCGATGGTCGAGGCGCAGTGGCAGCGCATCCTTGCGCACGAGGGCCTGTCACGCGACGTCTACGAGATCGCGTCGAAAAGCCTCGCTGAACCCGCCTGA